GGGCAGGTAGGAGTCTTGCGGGCGAGGCGTCCCAGAGATCGAGAAACCCCTCACCGGTTAAGGTTGGTCTCTCACGCTGTCTTCCTCTGTctcaccagttctccttcctgatGACGGAAGCTCTGCTGGTTTTCTCCCCGGAGAGCTCCCTGCTGCGTTCGCTCTCCCGCAAGGGCCGGGCCCGCTGCCACTGGGTGCTGCAGCTGCTGGCCCTGCTCTGTGCCGTGCTAGGCTTTGGTCTCATCATCTACAACAAGGAGGTGCATGGCAAGACGCACCTGAGCACCTGGCATGGGCGGATGGGACTCCTGACCGTGCTGTGGGCTGGACTGCAGTGCACAGGGGGGCTAGCTCTGCTCTATCCCAAGCTGCTGCCACACTGGCCCTTAGCTAAACTGAAGCTCTATCATGCAACCTCAGGCCTGGTGGGTTACCTGCTGGGCAGCACCAGCCTATTGTTGGGCATGTGCTCCCTCTGGTTTACCACTACAATTCCAGGCAAGGGCTGGTACCTCGCTGCCCTCTGCCCCATCCTCACCAGCCTGGTCATCATGAACCAAGTGAGCAATGCCTATCTTTACCGCAAGAGGATCCAGCCCTGAGGCCGGGACCTCGGAGTTGGAAGGAGGATCCCTTGAGTCCCCCAGCTGGCTTCCATCTGGGCCTGTCTCATCCTGAAAGGTGTCGGGAAGGTGGAATTCTAGTCtcggggggagggatgggaatcACAAT
This sequence is a window from Tachyglossus aculeatus isolate mTacAcu1 chromosome X2, mTacAcu1.pri, whole genome shotgun sequence. Protein-coding genes within it:
- the LOC119949151 gene encoding cytochrome b561 domain-containing protein 2 isoform X1, with the protein product MTLTMETESRIYRALRTASGASAHLVAVCFTIFVAVLARPGSSLFSWHPVLMSLAFSFLMTEALLVFSPESSLLRSLSRKGRARCHWVLQLLALLCAVLGFGLIIYNKEVHGKTHLSTWHGRMGLLTVLWAGLQCTGGLALLYPKLLPHWPLAKLKLYHATSGLVGYLLGSTSLLLGMCSLWFTTTIPGKGWYLAALCPILTSLVIMNQVSNAYLYRKRIQP
- the LOC119949151 gene encoding cytochrome b561 domain-containing protein 2 isoform X2, whose amino-acid sequence is MTPTSGLFSWHPVLMSLAFSFLMTEALLVFSPESSLLRSLSRKGRARCHWVLQLLALLCAVLGFGLIIYNKEVHGKTHLSTWHGRMGLLTVLWAGLQCTGGLALLYPKLLPHWPLAKLKLYHATSGLVGYLLGSTSLLLGMCSLWFTTTIPGKGWYLAALCPILTSLVIMNQVSNAYLYRKRIQP